One window from the genome of Candidatus Binatia bacterium encodes:
- a CDS encoding amidohydrolase family protein — protein MVIDCHAHLVPKSWYHPKSPPAIFDIEGLLEEQDKAGVNLTVFGNNWIRTPQGRDSFDIVREFNEFAAETTAKYSGRLLGLASSVPFSDERMLKETERAVRDYKLKGIMVGSSVEGEYLDSPRAVPFFELVTELDVPVFVHPPRVTIGAEKMEIFRLPEMLGRPFDTTLSLARFILTGGLEKFPKLKLVCAHLGGALPMLPGRLGFGYELRKDTSFGPWEPDVLTKPPADYMKQLFLDTVSLHTPAVLCSVQTVGVDHVVFGSDFPPVPIALKRSVEVIEALSLPEADKQKILGGNAAKLLRLGA, from the coding sequence ATGGTCATCGATTGCCACGCTCATCTGGTGCCGAAGAGCTGGTATCATCCGAAATCGCCGCCGGCAATTTTCGACATCGAAGGATTACTGGAGGAACAGGACAAGGCGGGAGTGAATCTCACCGTCTTCGGCAACAACTGGATCCGCACGCCTCAGGGACGCGATTCGTTCGACATCGTAAGAGAGTTCAACGAGTTTGCCGCCGAGACAACGGCGAAATATTCCGGCCGCCTTCTCGGCCTGGCCTCGTCGGTGCCGTTCAGCGACGAGCGGATGCTCAAAGAGACCGAGCGCGCGGTCAGAGATTACAAATTGAAAGGCATCATGGTCGGCTCCAGCGTGGAAGGCGAGTACCTCGATTCGCCGCGCGCCGTGCCGTTCTTCGAGCTGGTGACGGAATTGGACGTGCCGGTCTTCGTCCATCCGCCGCGCGTGACGATCGGCGCCGAGAAGATGGAAATCTTCCGTCTGCCGGAAATGCTTGGGCGGCCGTTCGACACGACGCTGTCTCTCGCCCGCTTCATCCTGACCGGGGGCCTGGAAAAATTTCCCAAGCTGAAGCTCGTCTGCGCCCACTTGGGCGGCGCGCTGCCGATGCTGCCGGGCCGGCTCGGCTTCGGCTATGAGCTGCGCAAGGACACGAGCTTCGGCCCCTGGGAGCCGGATGTTCTTACCAAACCTCCGGCCGATTACATGAAGCAACTCTTCCTCGATACCGTAAGCCTGCACACGCCTGCGGTCCTTTGCTCGGTGCAAACAGTCGGCGTCGATCACGTCGTCTTCGGCAGCGACTTTCCGCCGGTGCCGATTGCCCTCAAGAGATCCGTAGAAGTCATCGAGGCGTTATCGCTACCCGAAGCAGACAAACAGAAAATCCTCGGCGGCAACGCGGCAAAGCTGCTCCGTCTCGGCGCCTAA